One Pectinophora gossypiella chromosome 9, ilPecGoss1.1, whole genome shotgun sequence genomic region harbors:
- the LOC126369690 gene encoding uncharacterized protein LOC126369690, giving the protein MYSKMAEFQHILLFLIIILTYVCAAPSETPSEVPSPDPSLLSKLEVIAKVQTADDKLDQPVTLEDASNTDSDAAQGQRQKRFYNYYGFGYPPMNPVLYPNFANRDDPGFGAEDPLGHIYRRLQDIAGAVRNQNFNQPPPPPPPPSFPILFPVIYIPQVGCGCSPNPPRPQPPRKNDTGVDIANRFPEMEDERQNWGLVVNKNETEADDGMEEDFTRPISFVPIQPIRPTSRPPPPVEHGSSQSGQGEQDGPTTTTTVPPPANAPANPLPPPDAPTACDAAVLSCCHQPQVTYDCFVTQGCPDPTSYGNPCESRTILSVINKFQRFYGQRAG; this is encoded by the coding sequence ATGGCCGAATTTCAACATATTCTGCTGTTCTTGATCATCATTCTGACATACGTCTGCGCGGCACCAAGCGAAACTCCTAGTGAAGTTCCCAGTCCAGACCCCAGTCTACTCAGCAAACTCGAAGTTATAGCAAAAGTCCAAACTGCAGATGACAAGCTTGATCAACCGGTGACACTAGAAGACGCAAGTAATACAGACAGCGACGCAGCTCAAGGGCAGAGACAAAAAAGATTCTACAACTACTATGGCTTTGGTTATCCACCTATGAATCCAGTACTTTACCCAAACTTCGCGAATAGAGATGACCCTGGTTTTGGAGCGGAAGATCCATTAGGTCACATTTACAGGCGCCTGCAAGACATTGCTGGTGCCGTTCGGAACCAGAACTTCAATCAGCCACCGCCGCCTCCCCCGCCTCCTTCGTTCCCAATTTTATTCCCAGTAATTTACATACCCCAAGTAGGCTGTGGTTGCTCTCCTAACCCGCCCAGGCCACAACCGCCACGAAAAAATGACACAGGAGTCGACATTGCAAATCGTTTCCCAGAAATGGAGGATGAGAGACAAAACTGGGGTTTAGTTGTAAATAAGAACGAGACGGAAGCTGATGACGGTATGGAGGAAGATTTTACGAGACCGATATCCTTTGTTCCTATTCAGCCTATTCGTCCTACGTCTAGGCCGCCGCCTCCTGTTGAGCACGGGAGCAGTCAAAGTGGCCAGGGTGAACAAGATGGTCCAACAACGACGACGACGGTTCCTCCTCCAGCTAATGCTCCTGCAAACCCTCTACCACCACCCGACGCTCCGACTGCCTGTGATGCTGCTGTGTTGAGTTGTTGTCACCAACCTCAAGTGACATACGACTGTTTCGTCACCCAAGGTTGTCCGGACCCGACTTCTTATGGCAATCCTTGTGAATCTCGAACGATACTTTCTGTCATCAACAAATTCCAAAGGTTCTACGGTCAAAGGGCCGGATGA